A region from the uncultured Bacteroides sp. genome encodes:
- a CDS encoding glycosyltransferase family 39 protein, giving the protein MILLVISSLTILPFLGLNDFHTKGEPREAIVAVSMIKNGDWILPTNNGGDIAYKPPFFHWCIAVASLCQGHVTEYASRLPSALGLIAMVMGCFLFFAKRKDTSTALIAGLLTLTAFEVHRAGLNCRVDMVLTVFIVLALLQLYKWTERGRKGFPYLSVVFMGLGVLTKGPVGILLPCLVTGVYLLLRGVKFSKALLSLSLIGITSLILPAIWYYFAWQRGGHEFISLVMEENFGRFMGTMSYESHKNPAIYNVVTVIAGLVPWTLLLLFSLFSYRFKKLNGNMKEWWNKLKKSVIAMDNLRLFTLLAIVVIFVFYCIPESKRSVYLLPIYPFIAWFMAEYIQFLAQKKSKSLTAFGYFFSVLSVLLILTFIFVASGLVSSQWFTGKHAAENLLYVQALENTPLSVVNLLFIILPLIPVLWFIGLNRKKDYSKKFIYAICAIILAINVSLDGFYQPTVLNVKSDKPLAKELAIIEPQAPIYSYINDRFLRFYTVDFYLSDRVRLFEKDMPQEGCLLVGKRDSETFLTKYEKEYSFKEILHTANKGCDIGDIIYLYRFAKK; this is encoded by the coding sequence ATGATCCTTTTAGTGATCAGCTCGTTAACCATTTTACCTTTTTTAGGTTTAAATGACTTTCATACAAAAGGAGAACCACGCGAAGCAATAGTAGCTGTTTCTATGATTAAAAACGGAGATTGGATATTACCGACAAATAATGGAGGAGATATTGCTTATAAACCTCCTTTCTTTCATTGGTGTATAGCTGTCGCCTCTTTGTGTCAAGGCCATGTTACGGAATATGCTTCCCGCCTGCCTTCGGCCCTGGGACTAATTGCCATGGTTATGGGTTGCTTTTTGTTTTTCGCCAAGCGCAAAGATACTTCAACAGCACTCATAGCAGGTCTGCTTACGCTCACGGCTTTTGAAGTGCATCGCGCCGGACTAAACTGTCGCGTAGATATGGTGCTTACAGTCTTTATCGTATTGGCTTTGCTGCAACTATATAAATGGACAGAGAGGGGCCGAAAAGGATTTCCTTATCTAAGTGTCGTTTTTATGGGACTAGGCGTTTTGACCAAAGGGCCGGTAGGTATACTCCTGCCCTGCCTCGTTACGGGAGTATATCTCTTGCTCCGGGGAGTGAAATTCTCAAAAGCACTGCTCTCTCTATCTTTAATAGGCATTACTTCCTTAATACTTCCTGCCATCTGGTATTACTTTGCATGGCAAAGGGGAGGACATGAGTTTATCTCTCTGGTAATGGAGGAAAATTTTGGCCGTTTTATGGGTACCATGTCTTATGAATCTCATAAGAACCCTGCAATATATAATGTGGTAACTGTCATTGCAGGCTTGGTGCCGTGGACATTATTATTGCTCTTCTCGCTCTTTAGCTATCGATTTAAGAAACTAAACGGCAATATGAAGGAATGGTGGAACAAGCTTAAAAAGTCAGTTATCGCAATGGATAACCTGCGTTTATTTACACTTTTAGCCATCGTGGTAATTTTCGTCTTCTATTGTATCCCAGAAAGCAAGAGAAGCGTTTATCTATTGCCTATATATCCTTTTATCGCTTGGTTTATGGCTGAGTATATACAGTTCTTGGCTCAGAAAAAGTCGAAGTCTTTGACTGCATTCGGCTATTTCTTCTCTGTTTTATCGGTACTCTTAATCCTTACGTTCATTTTTGTTGCAAGCGGACTAGTCTCCAGCCAGTGGTTTACGGGCAAACATGCTGCCGAAAACTTACTTTATGTGCAGGCTTTAGAAAACACACCGCTAAGTGTAGTTAATCTTTTATTTATCATTCTCCCGCTAATACCCGTTTTATGGTTCATTGGCCTTAACAGGAAGAAAGATTACTCTAAAAAGTTCATTTACGCAATATGCGCAATAATTCTGGCCATAAATGTTTCCTTAGACGGCTTTTACCAACCAACTGTGCTAAATGTAAAATCGGATAAACCCTTGGCCAAAGAATTAGCGATAATAGAACCCCAAGCCCCTATCTACTCTTATATAAACGATCGCTTTTTACGCTTTTACACCGTAGATTTCTATCTCAGTGACCGCGTACGCTTATTTGAAAAAGATATGCCACAAGAAGGATGCCTGCTGGTAGGCAAAAGAGATTCCGAAACGTTTCTCACTAAATATGAGAAAGAATATTCATTTAAAGAAATACTGCATACGGCAAATAAGGGATGCGATATAGGAGATATAATCTATCTTTATCGATTTGCAAAGAAATAG
- a CDS encoding FKBP-type peptidyl-prolyl cis-trans isomerase, whose protein sequence is METAGNKYITVAYELYTTEDGEKDLVEKATIERPFQFITGLGTTLETFESQVKDLNIGDKFEFTIPLADAYGEYDEEHVLDLPRQIFEIDGKFDTERIYDGSVVPLMDSEGHRLNGTVVEVKAETVVMDMNHPLAGADLTFIGEVIENRAATNAEIEGMVNMMSGEEEGGCGCGGSCGDGGCNCSEEKEEGEACACGGDCGCGGHNH, encoded by the coding sequence ATGGAAACAGCAGGAAACAAGTATATCACTGTAGCATATGAGCTGTATACTACAGAAGATGGAGAAAAAGATTTGGTAGAAAAAGCCACAATCGAACGCCCGTTCCAGTTTATTACAGGATTGGGAACTACATTGGAAACTTTCGAAAGCCAGGTCAAAGACCTCAACATAGGAGATAAATTCGAATTCACCATTCCTTTAGCAGATGCTTATGGAGAATATGACGAAGAGCACGTACTCGATTTGCCGAGACAAATCTTTGAAATAGACGGAAAATTCGATACTGAAAGAATTTATGACGGAAGTGTAGTTCCTTTAATGGACTCTGAAGGCCATCGCCTGAACGGAACCGTGGTAGAGGTAAAAGCTGAAACGGTAGTGATGGATATGAATCATCCTTTGGCCGGAGCAGACCTGACTTTTATCGGTGAGGTAATTGAAAACAGAGCGGCAACCAATGCTGAAATAGAAGGAATGGTTAACATGATGAGCGGCGAAGAAGAAGGCGGATGCGGCTGTGGCGGAAGTTGCGGTGATGGCGGATGCAATTGCAGCGAAGAAAAAGAAGAAGGCGAAGCCTGTGCATGCGGCGGCGACTGCGGTTGCGGCGGACATAACCACTAA